The Cyclobacteriaceae bacterium genome includes a region encoding these proteins:
- a CDS encoding 5-oxoprolinase produces the protein MPSRSNSFWQIWIDTGGTFTDCIATSPTGNILRLKILSSSVLRGKAIRRISDYILKAEMSWPIEKDIFKEFDFKMIGSSFSSSIEKIDLEKKYIHFLNPLPKKIEGFSFEVTSHEEVPVLAARLLTGTSLYESFPAIEMKLGSTRGTNAILERKGAKTALIVTKGFKDLLLIGNQQRPDLFTPNIIKPSQLYNSVIEVSERIENNGTVLRPLRASEINAIISQLRKQKIESVAIALLNSYRNPEHELELEKALKKSGFNYVSVSTNLSSQLKILPRAETSVANAYLDPIIDQYLSGIQKGLSNAKLSIMTSAGSLVRATSFYPKDSLLSGPAGGVVGAANQAAKSGVHKLIAFDMGGTSTDVSLYNNRLDYRFESHVGSFKILSPSLSIETIAAGGGSICDFDGHRFTVGPHSAGASPGPACYDAGGPLTITDVNLLLGRLNPGIFSIPVNQKKSEEALNNLLLKIKRATGRVVKSQSVLESLVQIANEKMADAIRKISVQQGHDPKDFALLGFGGAGGQHACALADILKMKEVIIPYDAGLLSAYGIGHASIEMFEEKLVLKDWKSFDSAFPEVTAQLFDKAKTKLEAEGYSKDAIGLKKILLFLRFSGQDSSIEIDFQNGDDVLASFQKKYISIFGHWVDRAVELETIKVIASVETKSEKFIAEELKSYHPKPVGTQWIFFGGKKKKGNVYQWESLSAGATIEGPAIVISNNSTTFIENYWTWSLDKNQNAHLGQKKKVSANKVHSQEAQLELFTNRFTALAQEMGALLQRTSFSVNVKERLDFSCAVLDADGQLVVNAPHIPVHLGSMGVCVREVCRVIQMKDGDVIVTNHPAFGGSHLPDVTLIKPIFFKKKLIAYVANRAHHSEIGGMKPGSMPANATSLVEEGIIISPTYLIRQGVPQWDYVKGILLNGPYPTRAIEENLADLNAALAAVNLGEKGLHQLCLQYGEKEVSLYMKKLNVYATTLLKEKIRSLRKKSFTALERLDDGSPLKVRITKISDRLKIDFTGSSNVHPGNLNATKAIVQSVVLYVLRLMVDRPLPMNEGLMKPVELILPTGLLNPDFSKEKLPAVVGGNTEVSQRLTDTLLKAFGLVACSQGTMNNFLFGNDRFGYYETICGGTGAGHGFHGTDAVHQHMTNTRITDPEVFEFRYPVRLEKFEIRKNSGGKGKWNGGDGIEREIFFKESLDINLLTQHRVEKPYGLKGAAPGKTGEQILIHSNGKKEKLKGMDSKTVKIGDRLIIKTPGGGGSN, from the coding sequence TCTTTCGAAGTAACCTCACATGAAGAAGTTCCTGTGCTGGCGGCACGTCTTCTCACAGGCACTTCGCTTTACGAAAGTTTCCCTGCGATTGAGATGAAACTGGGATCCACCCGCGGTACCAATGCCATTCTCGAACGAAAAGGTGCAAAGACTGCCTTGATTGTTACAAAAGGATTTAAAGATCTGCTCCTGATTGGTAATCAGCAACGACCTGATTTGTTTACACCGAACATCATCAAGCCTTCTCAACTCTATAACTCTGTTATCGAAGTCAGTGAACGCATTGAAAATAACGGAACGGTTCTACGACCACTAAGAGCATCCGAGATTAACGCGATCATATCGCAATTGAGGAAACAAAAAATCGAATCGGTTGCTATCGCATTGTTGAATAGTTATAGAAATCCTGAACATGAATTAGAATTAGAGAAAGCTCTGAAGAAGAGTGGCTTTAATTATGTGTCGGTTTCTACCAATCTTTCATCACAGCTTAAAATCCTTCCACGCGCCGAAACAAGTGTAGCGAACGCATACCTTGATCCGATCATTGATCAGTATCTCTCCGGAATCCAAAAAGGATTATCAAATGCAAAGTTAAGTATCATGACCAGCGCAGGTAGTCTGGTCAGAGCAACTTCATTTTATCCCAAAGACAGTTTGCTCAGTGGTCCCGCTGGTGGCGTTGTTGGAGCAGCAAATCAGGCAGCAAAATCCGGGGTTCATAAACTCATTGCGTTTGATATGGGTGGAACCAGCACCGATGTATCTCTCTATAATAATCGCCTTGATTACAGATTTGAATCGCATGTAGGGAGTTTTAAGATTTTATCTCCATCACTTTCAATTGAAACCATCGCCGCTGGTGGTGGATCCATTTGTGATTTTGATGGACATCGTTTTACTGTAGGGCCTCATAGCGCCGGAGCTTCTCCCGGACCCGCATGTTATGATGCCGGGGGGCCTTTGACCATCACAGACGTCAACTTATTGCTTGGAAGATTGAATCCGGGCATCTTCTCCATACCTGTCAATCAAAAAAAATCTGAGGAAGCATTAAACAATCTGCTTCTGAAAATTAAACGGGCAACAGGGCGTGTAGTAAAATCTCAATCCGTACTGGAATCGCTTGTTCAAATTGCCAATGAAAAGATGGCCGATGCGATCAGAAAAATATCAGTTCAGCAGGGACATGATCCAAAGGATTTTGCCTTACTCGGTTTTGGTGGGGCAGGTGGTCAACATGCCTGCGCACTGGCTGATATCCTGAAAATGAAAGAAGTCATCATTCCATATGATGCAGGATTATTAAGTGCGTATGGAATTGGCCACGCGTCAATCGAAATGTTTGAGGAGAAGTTGGTTCTTAAAGACTGGAAGAGTTTTGATTCTGCATTTCCTGAAGTTACTGCTCAACTTTTCGATAAAGCAAAGACAAAACTAGAGGCAGAAGGTTATTCAAAAGACGCGATTGGTTTGAAGAAAATCCTTCTTTTCCTAAGATTTTCGGGCCAGGATAGCTCAATTGAAATTGATTTTCAAAATGGTGATGACGTGCTTGCTTCTTTTCAAAAGAAATACATTTCAATATTCGGCCATTGGGTTGATCGTGCGGTAGAACTTGAAACGATCAAGGTAATTGCTTCTGTTGAAACAAAATCAGAAAAATTTATTGCTGAGGAATTAAAATCCTATCACCCTAAGCCTGTTGGCACGCAGTGGATTTTCTTCGGCGGAAAAAAGAAAAAAGGTAATGTCTATCAATGGGAATCTCTTTCTGCCGGCGCAACGATTGAAGGTCCCGCCATCGTAATCAGCAATAATTCAACAACGTTCATTGAAAATTACTGGACATGGTCATTGGATAAGAATCAGAACGCACATCTTGGTCAAAAGAAGAAAGTCAGCGCTAACAAAGTTCATTCTCAGGAAGCACAGTTGGAGCTATTCACCAATAGATTTACGGCCTTGGCACAAGAGATGGGAGCTTTGCTTCAGCGAACTTCTTTTTCTGTCAATGTCAAAGAACGGCTTGACTTCTCATGCGCGGTGCTCGACGCGGATGGTCAGCTTGTTGTTAACGCCCCACACATTCCTGTTCATCTTGGAAGCATGGGAGTATGTGTCAGGGAAGTCTGCCGTGTGATTCAAATGAAAGATGGTGACGTCATTGTCACCAATCACCCTGCGTTTGGAGGATCTCACCTCCCGGATGTAACATTGATAAAACCAATTTTCTTTAAGAAGAAACTTATTGCTTACGTTGCCAACAGGGCACATCATTCTGAGATTGGAGGAATGAAGCCAGGATCTATGCCTGCTAATGCAACATCTCTTGTCGAAGAGGGCATTATCATTTCACCCACCTATTTAATCCGACAAGGCGTACCTCAATGGGATTATGTAAAAGGAATTTTACTGAATGGTCCCTATCCTACCCGCGCCATTGAAGAGAATCTCGCGGATCTTAATGCTGCATTAGCGGCCGTTAATCTTGGAGAAAAAGGACTTCATCAGCTTTGCCTCCAATATGGGGAAAAGGAAGTGAGCCTTTACATGAAAAAGCTAAATGTCTACGCGACAACTTTGCTGAAGGAGAAAATAAGATCACTCAGAAAAAAATCATTCACAGCACTGGAGCGACTGGATGACGGCTCACCACTGAAGGTTCGTATCACAAAAATTTCAGATCGGCTAAAAATCGATTTTACCGGCTCCTCAAACGTTCATCCCGGAAATCTTAATGCAACAAAAGCCATTGTTCAAAGTGTTGTGCTTTATGTGCTTCGGTTGATGGTTGATCGTCCTCTACCAATGAACGAAGGCTTAATGAAGCCAGTGGAATTGATCCTTCCGACGGGGCTTTTAAACCCGGACTTCTCAAAAGAAAAATTACCAGCTGTTGTAGGCGGCAACACTGAGGTAAGTCAACGCCTTACTGATACGTTGCTAAAAGCATTTGGTTTAGTGGCGTGTAGTCAGGGTACGATGAATAATTTTCTTTTCGGTAATGATCGGTTTGGCTATTATGAAACGATCTGTGGTGGCACGGGTGCGGGTCATGGTTTTCATGGGACAGATGCCGTTCATCAGCATATGACGAATACGCGCATTACAGATCCTGAAGTCTTTGAGTTTCGCTATCCAGTAAGACTCGAAAAATTTGAGATCAGAAAAAATTCGGGTGGCAAGGGTAAATGGAATGGTGGGGATGGAATTGAAAGAGAAATTTTCTTTAAGGAATCACTGGATATCAACTTGCTCACACAGCACAGAGTGGAAAAACCTTACGGATTAAAAGGTGCAGCCCCTGGAAAAACCGGCGAGCAAATTCTTATTCATTCCAATGGAAAGAAGGAAAAATTAAAAGGAATGGACAGCAAGACTGTTAAAATTGGAGATCGCTTGATTATTAAAACACCTGGTGGCGGTGGATCAAATTGA